In Oryza sativa Japonica Group chromosome 8, ASM3414082v1, the sequence CAGTGCTCGTCGCTCCAGTCGTGGAGGATCCACTTCATCAGgatggcgtcgccgccgcggggcaCGGAGGCGAACATGTCGCCGCCGACGTGCTCCACcccggggaacggcggcgcctCGGAGATGACGTGGGGGAGGTCGTAGTTGATCCCCCGGATGTGCGGGTGgcgggagacgacggcggccacagtggcgcccacgccgccgccgacgtcgacgacggtggaggcggcgtcgaAGCCGGTGTAGAGGTCGAGCAGCTTCTTGGTGATGATGACGGAGTGGTTCTTCATGCCCTCGTTGAAGACGCGGTTGAAGCGGGCGTCCGTGCCGTGGTACTCGAACGCCGTCATCCCGTACGCCTTGTTGAACGGGATGCCGCCGTCCAGGACTGCGTCCTTAAGGTAGTACCTGCATCGATATAGATATAGATCGAGTTTACTTTCAAaccttttcttcaaactttcaacttttccatcacacatcattccaatttcaaccaaacttttaattttagcgtgaactaaacacaggcATATGCAACTTCTTCATTTTTATTGTCCATGTACTTTTCTCATTCTAGATTAtggatttttatttgcatgCTTACCAATGTTCTAATGGtatgttttgtaaaaaaaattatatattttagaaaatatgttttttcaactttgttatAGTTACACTTCATTTGTTTATACCTGAAATAGATATAGAAAAATTCCATCAATTTCAACTTAAAAAATGGGGCCTTATTTTtcctaaaataaaatatctTTTTATGcgcaaaaataataattcttGGAGTTGAACGGTCTTCATAATGCAACTTTAACCAATAATTTCTAGGGTAATAATGTTGTAGGCGGTCCGATAAATTTGTAAAAAGTTGTGAAAACGATTTTGGAGTACAATCCATATTCTGTAAGATATAAGCATATAAAGATTCAGCGGGATAACTATGAGGTCATGAGAAAATGAGAAAGAAGTCGGCTGTTCAACGGGGTTCAAATCCTATAATTGACACCACGCATCCATTGAATGCCTGTGAGGCTGTGAGTGGATTGTTTTGGTAGGAAATTGATGGAtgttcctcctccagctgctgctgttgctacTGATGTGTCTTTGTCTAGACGCACTACCTACTAACCAACCTACATGCCATTGCAATCTTGCCACTAAAAGGGTACAGCTTGCTTGGGCTTTGCACAGGATGTTCTGAATAATAACTACTGTACTCTTTTTTCTACTTTCTACCTGAATTTCTGAACCCCAAAATCTTAGAAGAATAATCAAAGGCATGCAGGAAAAGTCACACAAGCTTATTTGATTTCTAGTACTCTGTCCACATCAAACAAACTGGCTATATATACACAACACTACCGAATTTTCTACAGGTAGGTGGAGAATCAGTTTGTGACACCAAGCCAGCTGATCAGATCAGCCAAGATTTCTCCATCATGCATTTTGAGCATGACATGTTAGGATGATTGGGAAGGGATCTCTATTCGCCGTCGATTCGGCGATCGACGGCTGTGGTTGCTTCTCTAGAAGGAAGATGAGCTCAACCTTTTCCCCCCTCTTTTCATATTCCTCAGCTGTTTGGTGACCAAGTTTAGTGCTTGCTAGCATCACCCCCCACTACTAGAGGAGGGTCACCAACACCCTTTTCTAAGTGCACATAATTATGCCGTAGCGGCTATCAGTCGGTGCTATGCGTACGTAAGAACAAATTTTCGTCAGAGAATTAATTTCTTTTCTAGCATATGTATTGAAAATCGATTACGTGCCTGTCGGTGCTATTTATACGTGTAAGAACGATTTTTCTTCATGGAATTAGTTTCTTTAGAAAATCGATTACGTGCATCATATGATTCAGAGGCCGGGGATATTCCTTTATCCTATCATCTAAAAAACATGTTGTCTCAAGGTTCTAAAAGGaaactaaaaaaaacaatgaaattcAAGGTTTGATATGCTTGTTGCACCTAACTCCTTTTGAAAATGGAAGTTGGCATAGTGGGTTTTATTTGTGAAGGTTTATGTAGgggtgggcccacatgtcagcgagagaggaggagacaAAATGAACTGACCAGCTCTCCATGAGGACCTTGTCCTGGTTCATGAGGGCGAGGGCGGCCATGGAGACGCCGTCCTCGTTGGGCGTCAGCCACTTGcacaccggcgcggcggcgtagCGGCGGGAGAGCTTGCCGTCGGCGCCCTCCTCCATCTCGCACCTGACGACGTTGTAGGAGGCGAGCAGGCGGAGCATGCGGTCCACCAtgtcggccgccgccgggttCGCCTTGGACGGCAGCTTGTCGGccacctccgccggcgtcaGCAGCGCCGCCTTCCCCcctcctccggcgacggcggcggactgcAGCGTCTCGAGCAGGCCCAGCTCGATGGCGTTCTTGAGCGTCATCGGCAggatcgacgacgacgccagCTGCAGCGCGTACATGCACGCctcctcgtcggccgccgcggccatgTCGGCGGCTGTAGAACCCATCCTAGCTAgctaactctctctctctctcgccggcgatggagaagaaggaggaggaggctgatcACCGGCGGCGAGTGAGGTGAAGgcaatggagagggaggagggggtttATATGGGAGCTCAAGCCTTCACCAACCACCACACACTATATATGAC encodes:
- the LOC4344702 gene encoding flavone 3'-O-methyltransferase 1, giving the protein MGSTAADMAAAADEEACMYALQLASSSILPMTLKNAIELGLLETLQSAAVAGGGGKAALLTPAEVADKLPSKANPAAADMVDRMLRLLASYNVVRCEMEEGADGKLSRRYAAAPVCKWLTPNEDGVSMAALALMNQDKVLMESWYYLKDAVLDGGIPFNKAYGMTAFEYHGTDARFNRVFNEGMKNHSVIITKKLLDLYTGFDAASTVVDVGGGVGATVAAVVSRHPHIRGINYDLPHVISEAPPFPGVEHVGGDMFASVPRGGDAILMKWILHDWSDEHCARLLKNCYDALPEHGKVVVVECVLPESSDATAREQGVFHVDMIMLAHNPGGKERYEREFRELARAAGFTGFKATYIYANAWAIEFTK